Proteins co-encoded in one Ferviditalea candida genomic window:
- a CDS encoding heavy metal translocating P-type ATPase, translating into MKSAIERNLPEQSQAGENSCVFRVEGFTCASCAAQFERNVKSLPDVENARVNFGASKITIYGKTSVAELEKAGAFEGLKVFPEEERWRMEKQPFLKSKAAVRTAVSAVLLLAGWLLEPLGFGAAAGIPPAAGIFGLAIVIGGYSLFLQGLRNLSRLQFDIKTLMTIAILGAAALGQWSEGATVVFLFTLSEALESYSMDKARQSIRSLMQVAPKEATIRRDGRELQIPVGDIRIGDRMIVKPGHKIAMDGLVVGGCSAVNQANITGESIPAAKSSGDEVFAGTINGEGVLEVEVTRRAEDTTISKIIHLVEEAQAEQAPSQAFVDRFAKFYTPAVILLALGTAVVPPLLLGAGWETWIYEGLALLVVGCPCALVVSTPVAIVTAIGNAAKHGVLIKGGVHLEAAAHLSAVAFDKTGTLTKGVPRVTELVSFHGEAGEWLGIAAAMERQSHHPLAAAVIRKAEEMGIDIGRWTAEQFVSITGRGIEAVVSGTKYYAGSPALWAEMLPEGMSETVSRESERLHDEGKTVILFGPEGQVTGLIAAADEVRPDSKQAILELRKAGIGSIVMLTGDHRAAAEAVGRLTGVDQVKAELMPQEKLEVVRQLRQSDKVAMVGDGMNDAPALAAADVGIAMGGAGSDTALETADIALMADDLAKLPFTVELSRRTLRIIKQNISFALLLKLLAMLLVIPGWLTLWLAIFADMGATLIVTLNALRLLRVKA; encoded by the coding sequence ATGAAGTCCGCGATCGAACGGAATCTGCCGGAACAATCACAAGCGGGTGAGAACAGCTGTGTATTTCGGGTGGAAGGCTTCACCTGCGCAAGCTGTGCGGCGCAATTCGAGCGAAACGTCAAATCGCTCCCCGATGTGGAGAATGCCCGCGTCAATTTCGGAGCGTCAAAAATAACGATATACGGCAAAACAAGCGTTGCCGAGCTGGAAAAGGCGGGGGCTTTCGAAGGGCTGAAGGTCTTCCCCGAAGAAGAACGCTGGAGAATGGAAAAACAACCCTTCCTGAAAAGCAAAGCGGCGGTTCGAACCGCTGTTTCCGCAGTTCTGCTGCTGGCGGGATGGCTGCTTGAGCCGCTCGGGTTTGGCGCTGCAGCCGGTATTCCGCCTGCGGCAGGAATATTCGGGCTTGCCATCGTCATCGGCGGATACAGCCTGTTCCTGCAGGGACTGCGCAACCTCTCCCGCCTCCAATTCGACATCAAAACGCTGATGACCATTGCCATCTTGGGAGCCGCCGCGCTCGGACAGTGGAGCGAAGGGGCGACCGTCGTGTTCTTGTTTACCTTAAGCGAAGCGCTGGAAAGCTATTCGATGGATAAGGCCAGGCAATCCATCCGCTCTTTGATGCAAGTCGCCCCCAAGGAAGCGACGATCCGCAGAGACGGCAGGGAACTGCAAATTCCGGTTGGGGACATCCGAATCGGAGACCGGATGATCGTCAAGCCCGGACACAAGATTGCCATGGACGGACTTGTGGTCGGCGGCTGCTCCGCCGTCAATCAGGCAAACATTACCGGGGAATCGATTCCCGCCGCCAAATCCTCCGGCGATGAAGTGTTCGCCGGCACGATCAACGGAGAAGGCGTGCTGGAAGTTGAAGTTACCCGGCGGGCCGAGGATACGACGATCTCCAAAATCATCCATTTGGTAGAGGAAGCCCAGGCTGAACAGGCGCCGTCCCAAGCCTTTGTGGACCGATTCGCCAAATTCTACACACCGGCCGTCATCCTGCTGGCGCTCGGCACAGCCGTCGTTCCTCCGCTGCTTCTGGGCGCCGGATGGGAAACATGGATCTATGAGGGGCTTGCCCTGCTCGTAGTCGGTTGTCCGTGCGCGCTGGTGGTTTCAACGCCCGTCGCGATTGTCACCGCGATCGGCAATGCGGCCAAGCACGGCGTGCTGATCAAGGGCGGCGTTCATCTTGAAGCAGCGGCCCATTTGTCTGCCGTCGCCTTCGACAAAACCGGGACGCTGACGAAAGGGGTTCCCCGGGTTACCGAGCTTGTCTCCTTTCATGGAGAGGCCGGCGAATGGCTCGGAATCGCCGCCGCCATGGAACGGCAATCCCACCATCCGTTGGCCGCCGCCGTCATCCGCAAAGCGGAGGAGATGGGAATCGATATCGGCCGGTGGACCGCCGAACAATTCGTCTCCATAACCGGCCGGGGCATCGAAGCGGTGGTCAGCGGAACAAAGTATTATGCGGGAAGTCCCGCGCTCTGGGCCGAAATGCTTCCTGAAGGTATGTCGGAAACGGTCTCCCGTGAGAGCGAGCGGCTTCACGATGAAGGAAAAACCGTGATCCTGTTCGGTCCGGAGGGGCAGGTCACGGGGTTGATCGCTGCGGCTGACGAGGTGCGACCCGACAGCAAACAGGCGATCCTGGAGCTGCGGAAAGCCGGCATCGGCAGCATTGTGATGCTGACCGGCGATCATCGGGCAGCGGCGGAAGCGGTCGGCCGTCTAACGGGCGTCGACCAAGTAAAGGCGGAGCTGATGCCCCAGGAAAAGCTTGAGGTGGTCCGACAGCTCCGGCAGTCGGACAAAGTCGCGATGGTCGGTGACGGGATGAACGACGCTCCGGCGCTCGCCGCCGCCGATGTAGGGATCGCCATGGGCGGCGCGGGCTCCGATACCGCTTTAGAGACGGCGGACATCGCGTTGATGGCCGACGATTTGGCGAAACTTCCCTTTACCGTCGAATTAAGCCGCAGGACGCTGCGGATTATCAAGCAGAACATCTCCTTTGCCCTGCTGCTCAAATTGCTGGCGATGCTGCTGGTCATCCCCGGCTGGCTGACGCTGTGGCTGGCCATTTTCGCGGACATGGGAGCGACGCTGATCGTCACGCTGAACGCGCTGCGGCTGCTGCGGGTCAAGGCTTAA
- a CDS encoding ArsR/SmtB family transcription factor, producing MERDRCEIYCYDEQKVNRLTNLIVRKNIPSMTKLFKAMADDTRMKIAYALCLEDELCVCDVANIIGSSLATASHHLRLLRNLDLAKYRKEGKLVFYSLKDDHVRQLVLVALAHTEEGTENEVRDRTESAGTITSG from the coding sequence ATGGAACGGGACCGCTGTGAAATTTACTGCTATGATGAACAAAAAGTCAACCGTTTAACGAATCTGATCGTCCGCAAAAATATTCCTTCGATGACAAAGCTGTTCAAAGCGATGGCGGATGATACAAGAATGAAAATCGCCTATGCGCTGTGTTTGGAGGATGAGCTGTGCGTATGCGATGTGGCTAATATTATCGGCTCTTCGCTGGCGACCGCTTCCCATCATCTTCGCTTGCTGAGGAATCTGGATTTGGCCAAGTACCGAAAAGAAGGAAAACTGGTGTTTTACTCTCTGAAGGACGATCATGTCAGGCAGTTGGTCCTTGTGGCGCTGGCCCATACGGAGGAGGGAACAGAAAATGAAGTCCGCGATCGAACGGAATCTGCCGGAACAATCACAAGCGGGTGA